The Parabacteroides sp. AD58 genome includes a window with the following:
- the tssD gene encoding type VI secretion system tube protein TssD, producing the protein MAENITPVQLSVKDFETREVMMIDYAFSQTTDREGQISGIPRGGRIDIRVKAMNDGNNQLLQWMLSPNDPRDIKITFYNTIDGSTMKELEGTGCYCVHYLEKWEDGEEHFEQLQIVCQELKNGPVDFQNPWK; encoded by the coding sequence ATGGCAGAAAATATCACACCGGTACAATTATCGGTAAAAGATTTCGAGACTCGTGAGGTCATGATGATTGACTACGCGTTTTCACAAACTACAGATCGTGAAGGTCAAATCTCTGGTATTCCTAGAGGTGGACGTATCGATATTCGCGTCAAGGCCATGAACGATGGCAACAACCAATTATTACAATGGATGCTCTCTCCGAATGATCCACGCGATATAAAGATCACCTTCTATAATACAATCGACGGCTCTACTATGAAGGAACTGGAAGGCACTGGATGCTATTGCGTACACTACCTGGAAAAATGGGAAGACGGCGAAGAGCACTTTGAGCAACTGCAAATCGTTTGCCAAGAGCTGAAGAACGGTCCTGTCGACTTCCAAAATCCTTGGAAATAA
- a CDS encoding DUF5458 family protein, translating into MAETELQKSNIASQAASGAGEAKPKQPSKDISQLLSAFGGFNAVRGFMPDADNLNPARKAAKAVFLSDKRFKEKRENLINDIKGWLEILDEEHESATEFADACKEKEEKYTKVLSQGITDALYATANLERSYRALDGFFKNANTDKVKNLRLINVYKDDIADNDSGFAHEVEVLLRNGFDRLSLKDCYSLLVVPGNVFQDKPTLLQWAKIAFKYKVMLITDHADEYSFDDLYSNTEWYHDSDIELQNVIMTANWLVGRDSEKMSEDEKDTPAFYVYGSGALAGKLYDESANMAQGAGGKKYGTLDGVKGVKLDLLKSEIAALMDNQVIPMVYSEGRVMAFNNTTLYNGDNTAMKEYPIVRVFDWVKKVLMNYVHEVALENWDPYNSPKNLKAKIQAFLNDYKGYGNLFQNYEIKEPTQDPITKRITCDISLTPFYSAKNFIIKVSADKKDKDAQMA; encoded by the coding sequence ATGGCAGAAACAGAATTACAAAAAAGTAACATAGCGTCGCAAGCAGCTTCAGGCGCAGGCGAAGCAAAACCCAAGCAACCGTCAAAAGACATATCACAGTTGTTATCAGCCTTTGGAGGTTTTAATGCTGTTCGCGGCTTCATGCCCGACGCAGACAACCTGAATCCTGCACGTAAGGCTGCAAAAGCAGTCTTCTTGTCAGATAAACGTTTCAAGGAAAAGAGGGAAAACCTGATTAACGACATCAAGGGTTGGCTCGAGATCCTCGACGAGGAGCATGAGAGCGCTACCGAGTTTGCCGACGCATGTAAAGAAAAAGAAGAGAAATACACGAAGGTATTAAGCCAAGGTATCACTGACGCGCTTTATGCTACAGCCAACTTGGAACGTTCTTATCGGGCACTCGACGGTTTCTTCAAGAATGCCAATACAGATAAAGTAAAAAACCTGCGCTTGATTAACGTCTATAAAGACGATATAGCAGACAATGACTCAGGCTTCGCGCATGAAGTAGAGGTTTTACTACGGAATGGTTTCGATCGTTTGAGCCTAAAGGATTGCTACAGCCTACTGGTTGTTCCGGGTAATGTTTTCCAAGACAAGCCTACACTGTTACAATGGGCGAAGATCGCTTTCAAATATAAAGTCATGCTGATTACTGACCATGCAGACGAATATTCGTTCGACGATCTTTACTCAAATACAGAATGGTATCATGATAGCGATATCGAATTACAAAATGTGATCATGACAGCGAACTGGCTTGTCGGTCGTGATTCCGAGAAAATGTCGGAAGACGAAAAAGATACTCCTGCATTCTATGTTTATGGATCGGGTGCGTTGGCCGGTAAGTTATATGACGAGAGTGCAAACATGGCACAAGGTGCAGGCGGTAAGAAATACGGAACATTGGATGGCGTCAAAGGCGTCAAACTCGACCTGCTGAAATCTGAGATCGCGGCTTTGATGGATAACCAGGTAATTCCTATGGTTTATTCTGAAGGACGGGTTATGGCCTTCAACAACACCACTCTTTACAATGGTGACAATACGGCCATGAAAGAGTATCCGATCGTTCGCGTATTCGACTGGGTTAAGAAGGTCTTGATGAACTACGTGCATGAAGTTGCCCTTGAAAATTGGGATCCGTATAATTCTCCAAAGAACCTGAAAGCAAAGATCCAAGCATTCCTAAATGACTATAAGGGTTATGGTAACTTGTTCCAAAACTATGAGATCAAGGAACCGACGCAAGACCCAATTACAAAACGTATCACTTGCGACATCAGCCTGACGCCTTTCTACTCGGCAAAGAACTTCATCATCAAAGTTTCGGCTGACAAAAAAGACAAAGATGCCCAAATGGCATAA
- a CDS encoding agmatine deiminase family protein produces the protein MITKLKELMSLNAEMSSEEIELRFTQIAKLLFENFAIQKGEKIYLFKEIEFYFYNKHHRDIITHPRFSESLCWYINDFGGIDFNFSSEICKIDETDSHGKKVKKYILDDSSCFGGILIRQLISEDKHEILEGPWACAELFRLHHAIEQDYNFPILVEHNNGMIGYICRPRLNLLTGKQTIEKKVDYILGDYLSYPDREDLYEEFSNFKDKRYRYLRCDQLLHDSETNEVYLSPWLKDKQEGHPEFYQRLTNLLKNCGIEPIELKYTKDYWVRDYMPIQLNENEFLKYQYYPDYLMKSNNPEDAGTRTECTNVLRGMEINCRSTKLIIDGGNMVPCGPYIVMTDKVFIENGKEKEDAVFKAELESELGHPVIIIPWKMHGDFNACDTDKYGHSDGFVKWCGGNRILMGNHGDQYPEEAAAIRHILEEYGFEVTEMRFADKVSSQRSDLNWAYINFLQVGNKIIMPIFNIKEDVIAWQYIHEAFPDCEIHQIEMAEVAEEGGALHCISWNIRRWSV, from the coding sequence ATGATAACAAAACTCAAAGAATTAATGTCTCTGAATGCTGAAATGAGTTCAGAAGAGATAGAATTGCGGTTTACTCAAATAGCTAAATTACTCTTTGAAAATTTTGCGATACAAAAGGGAGAAAAAATCTATCTTTTCAAAGAGATTGAGTTTTATTTCTATAATAAGCATCATCGTGACATCATCACTCATCCTCGTTTTTCTGAATCTTTGTGTTGGTATATAAACGATTTTGGAGGGATTGATTTTAATTTTTCAAGTGAGATTTGCAAAATTGATGAGACTGACTCTCATGGAAAAAAGGTAAAGAAGTACATATTGGATGACAGCTCTTGTTTTGGAGGTATTTTGATCCGCCAGTTAATCAGCGAGGATAAACACGAAATTTTAGAAGGACCTTGGGCTTGTGCAGAGCTGTTCAGACTCCATCATGCGATTGAACAGGACTATAATTTTCCTATTCTTGTAGAGCACAATAACGGTATGATTGGATATATTTGTAGACCCAGATTAAATCTTCTAACTGGTAAGCAGACTATCGAAAAGAAAGTGGATTATATACTTGGAGATTATCTATCGTATCCTGACCGGGAGGATTTATACGAGGAGTTTTCCAACTTTAAGGATAAGCGATACAGATATTTGCGGTGTGACCAGTTGCTACATGACAGTGAAACAAATGAAGTCTATTTGTCACCCTGGCTGAAGGATAAGCAGGAAGGACATCCAGAATTTTATCAGCGCCTGACTAATCTTCTGAAGAATTGCGGCATAGAGCCCATAGAGTTGAAATACACCAAAGATTATTGGGTACGCGACTATATGCCTATTCAGTTGAATGAGAACGAATTCTTGAAGTATCAATATTATCCTGATTATCTGATGAAGAGCAATAATCCAGAGGATGCTGGAACACGAACTGAATGTACTAACGTACTACGTGGAATGGAGATAAATTGTCGTTCAACAAAGCTAATAATTGACGGCGGAAATATGGTCCCATGTGGACCTTATATTGTGATGACGGATAAGGTGTTTATCGAGAATGGTAAAGAAAAAGAGGATGCAGTGTTCAAAGCGGAGTTAGAGTCAGAACTTGGGCATCCAGTGATTATAATTCCATGGAAAATGCACGGTGACTTTAATGCTTGTGATACTGATAAGTACGGTCATTCGGATGGGTTTGTCAAATGGTGTGGTGGCAACCGTATCCTGATGGGCAATCATGGAGATCAATACCCGGAAGAAGCTGCTGCTATCCGACACATCCTTGAAGAATATGGCTTTGAAGTCACAGAGATGCGATTTGCAGATAAGGTGTCTTCTCAGCGGAGCGACCTGAATTGGGCTTACATCAATTTCCTGCAAGTCGGTAACAAGATTATCATGCCAATATTCAATATTAAAGAGGATGTTATTGCTTGGCAATATATACATGAAGCATTCCCTGATTGCGAGATTCATCAAATTGAAATGGCTGAAGTAGCCGAAGAAGGTGGGGCCCTACATTGTATCAGCTGGAATATTAGACGATGGAGTGTATAG
- a CDS encoding AAA family ATPase: protein MNNFKDIANSFAEEYCSDAIYPSHLFKAVLHKSMGLVHFIESELDKDYYYLQEWADVQMQLSPRAPRPLKDLDYSEDAIAVMEEADAYKEKFGMSEREPVCVLASLVTPGVGFTFEQLKTLPLNAAEICERIGQPSASTPANSTNSKGPSKNDGLISKYCINKIEEARNGKIGAVVGFENEISTIFEILGRKTKSNLLITGEAGVGKTALINAFVKRLNEGHIPSFLDNASAYELDLAGIGADASYKGELEDRFKNLIREIKEQPNAILIIESIDKLFDKQSNLYGASAILKQELAKGGLLLLCTASIDGYTKNIETDKEFVTKLEKITLEEPNANLCLRILKGALGSYSEYHHLGIEEPVMREAIRLAKRYLTEKALPDSAFDLIDRTMALVKMMNDMSTNDISLLKEELSTLSDQQGNEEDSQLMTELEWLHYKLMNQVSCILMAQLDADVDFSKIVTVKERIDYLQKTLDQLGKLSQEKRTTLLSADLFAVIAKQTGIPLGKVQSKERDRLINAETTLKKRVVGQDHAVKIVLDAVFESRSGLNKKGQPMGSFFFLGPTGTGKTELSKALAAFLFEDESALIRFDMSEFKEEHSVALLYGAPPGYVGYEEGGLLVNKIRQKPYSVVLFDEIEKAHKSVFDLFLQILDEGKLHDRLGRVGDFSNALILFTSNIGSQFIVDSFNKGTIPQNNDLMEIMQNYFRPEFLGRLTEIVPFSPITEETVTRIFDIHLKGLLKLLEEQEIKLEISQDVKRQIAMMGYNPQYGARPVIGIIRKELRHPLSKLIISGKIKSGNTVEVQMKEGVPEFVVK, encoded by the coding sequence ATGAACAACTTTAAAGACATAGCAAATTCCTTCGCAGAAGAATATTGCAGTGACGCGATTTACCCATCTCACCTGTTCAAGGCCGTTCTACACAAAAGTATGGGCCTGGTTCATTTCATAGAGAGTGAACTTGACAAGGATTATTATTATCTTCAAGAATGGGCCGACGTACAGATGCAATTATCTCCACGAGCACCAAGGCCCCTGAAAGACCTTGATTATTCTGAGGATGCGATAGCGGTCATGGAAGAGGCCGACGCCTACAAGGAAAAATTTGGAATGAGCGAACGCGAGCCGGTCTGTGTATTGGCCTCGTTGGTAACACCCGGAGTCGGATTCACATTCGAGCAATTAAAAACCCTGCCGCTCAACGCTGCAGAGATATGCGAACGAATTGGACAGCCATCCGCTTCTACGCCTGCGAACAGCACAAACTCCAAAGGGCCATCCAAGAACGATGGTCTTATCAGTAAATACTGTATCAACAAAATCGAAGAGGCTCGTAATGGAAAGATTGGAGCTGTCGTCGGTTTTGAAAATGAGATATCGACCATTTTCGAGATTCTTGGACGTAAGACGAAATCAAACTTGTTGATCACGGGTGAAGCTGGTGTCGGAAAAACAGCACTGATAAACGCTTTTGTCAAGCGATTGAATGAAGGACACATCCCCTCTTTCCTCGACAATGCGAGCGCCTACGAACTCGATCTCGCAGGTATTGGTGCCGACGCCTCCTACAAAGGAGAACTGGAGGACCGTTTCAAGAATCTCATCCGTGAAATCAAGGAACAGCCCAATGCCATACTGATTATTGAGTCGATTGACAAATTATTCGATAAACAAAGTAATCTTTATGGCGCCTCAGCTATTCTCAAGCAAGAATTGGCAAAAGGAGGTTTACTTCTGCTTTGTACAGCCTCGATCGACGGTTATACAAAGAATATAGAAACAGACAAGGAATTTGTCACGAAGCTCGAGAAGATCACTCTTGAAGAACCAAATGCAAATCTCTGTTTACGCATATTAAAAGGCGCACTGGGCTCCTATTCCGAATATCATCATTTAGGAATAGAGGAACCTGTCATGAGAGAAGCTATACGTCTGGCTAAACGATACCTGACAGAAAAGGCACTACCAGACTCTGCATTCGACTTGATTGATCGAACAATGGCTCTCGTCAAAATGATGAACGACATGTCTACCAACGATATCTCTCTTCTCAAGGAAGAACTATCAACATTGTCCGACCAACAAGGTAACGAAGAAGACAGTCAATTAATGACGGAACTTGAATGGCTGCATTACAAGTTAATGAACCAAGTCAGTTGTATCCTAATGGCCCAATTGGATGCCGATGTTGACTTCAGTAAGATCGTAACAGTAAAGGAGCGCATTGATTACCTCCAGAAAACACTCGATCAACTGGGAAAACTGAGCCAAGAGAAACGAACAACGCTCTTAAGTGCAGATCTATTTGCCGTTATTGCGAAACAAACCGGTATTCCTTTAGGGAAAGTGCAATCAAAAGAGCGAGATCGGTTAATCAATGCAGAGACAACCTTGAAGAAACGGGTCGTCGGTCAGGATCATGCCGTAAAAATCGTACTGGACGCCGTATTCGAATCACGTTCGGGCCTGAACAAGAAAGGACAACCAATGGGTTCCTTCTTCTTTCTTGGACCGACAGGAACCGGTAAAACAGAACTATCAAAAGCGCTGGCAGCTTTCCTGTTTGAAGACGAATCAGCTCTTATCCGCTTTGATATGTCAGAATTTAAGGAAGAACATTCCGTAGCTCTACTTTACGGAGCGCCTCCAGGTTACGTTGGTTATGAAGAGGGCGGTTTATTGGTAAACAAAATCCGCCAAAAACCCTACTCGGTCGTCCTGTTCGACGAAATTGAGAAGGCACATAAGTCTGTATTCGATTTGTTCCTACAGATACTTGACGAAGGGAAACTACACGATCGTCTTGGGCGTGTGGGCGATTTCTCAAACGCATTAATTCTATTCACTTCCAATATTGGTAGCCAATTTATCGTCGACTCGTTTAACAAGGGAACAATTCCCCAAAACAACGATCTGATGGAGATCATGCAGAACTATTTCAGGCCTGAGTTTCTCGGTCGATTGACGGAAATAGTTCCCTTCTCGCCGATCACGGAAGAGACCGTCACACGAATCTTCGACATTCATTTGAAAGGATTACTCAAACTATTGGAAGAGCAAGAAATCAAGCTTGAAATTAGCCAGGATGTCAAACGGCAAATTGCCATGATGGGCTACAATCCGCAATACGGCGCACGTCCCGTCATCGGTATTATCCGAAAAGAGCTTCGCCATCCATTATCGAAACTGATCATCTCCGGCAAAATCAAGTCGGGCAATACGGTCGAGGTCCAGATGAAAGAAGGCGTACCTGAATTTGTGGTAAAGTAA
- a CDS encoding SPFH domain-containing protein, with the protein MAIIDSVRWAPQGDETIYAWRYPETNLSTYTQLIVAESQEAVLFSKGRIIAKFGPGKHTLNTENIPILRSLYGLPFGGKNPFTAEVWFVNKLQPCNIEWTASSMSIHDVDYNTQLPLKVSGQYGLKVVDAEKFLIKIVGTKSQFTEYDLTEHFAGEFNTKSKSAIVQYMMNNRIGYKQISAFLDTISEYLKGVMSAFWNEYGLSLLKFYVTSIDIDDSTIEGRRIKDAISRQSSMSITGHTWQQEQIFDTANNAIGNLGSGNVGLLGGLLAMNMMSNMGGGMSSRMMQPQYNQPTFGGNQNQGSASGMSGPQPTMGGHAEKMVYCSNCAKKFPSTMKFCPHCGDPYNPCPHCGTDNDLNAKRCISCGAPLQSTESFCPYCNAPLTPGSSFCGNCGKQVITSDTCSRCGATFPPNAKFCPRCGNKRS; encoded by the coding sequence ATGGCTATAATTGATAGTGTTAGGTGGGCGCCTCAAGGTGATGAGACTATCTATGCATGGCGTTACCCTGAGACTAATCTGAGTACTTACACTCAGTTGATAGTCGCAGAATCCCAAGAAGCGGTATTGTTCTCAAAAGGTAGAATAATTGCCAAGTTCGGTCCAGGAAAACACACTCTGAATACAGAGAACATTCCTATTTTACGTTCTTTATACGGATTGCCTTTTGGTGGTAAGAATCCGTTCACAGCAGAAGTCTGGTTTGTAAATAAACTGCAACCATGTAATATTGAGTGGACTGCCAGTAGTATGTCAATACACGATGTTGACTACAATACCCAGTTACCTTTAAAGGTATCCGGGCAGTATGGTCTTAAAGTGGTTGATGCGGAGAAGTTCCTCATAAAGATAGTTGGTACGAAAAGCCAGTTTACGGAATATGATCTTACTGAACACTTCGCCGGAGAATTTAATACCAAGTCAAAGTCGGCCATAGTGCAGTATATGATGAATAATCGTATAGGTTATAAACAGATTTCAGCTTTTCTTGACACTATATCAGAATATCTTAAAGGTGTAATGTCTGCTTTTTGGAATGAATATGGTTTAAGTCTCCTGAAATTTTATGTCACTTCAATTGACATAGATGATTCCACTATTGAAGGCCGTAGAATTAAAGACGCTATATCACGCCAGAGTTCAATGTCTATTACCGGTCATACTTGGCAACAGGAACAAATTTTTGATACAGCTAACAATGCCATCGGAAATCTTGGCTCTGGAAACGTGGGACTGCTTGGCGGACTTCTTGCCATGAACATGATGAGCAATATGGGAGGTGGCATGAGTTCCAGAATGATGCAGCCACAATACAATCAGCCTACATTCGGTGGAAACCAGAATCAGGGATCTGCTTCAGGTATGAGTGGACCTCAACCTACCATGGGTGGTCATGCTGAGAAAATGGTGTATTGCTCAAATTGTGCGAAGAAATTCCCGAGTACAATGAAATTCTGTCCGCATTGTGGAGATCCTTACAATCCGTGTCCTCACTGTGGTACAGACAATGATTTGAATGCCAAACGATGTATTAGTTGCGGTGCGCCGTTGCAGTCCACAGAATCTTTTTGTCCTTATTGCAATGCTCCCCTTACTCCGGGTAGTTCATTTTGTGGAAATTGTGGAAAACAGGTTATCACGAGTGATACGTGTAGCCGGTGTGGAGCCACATTTCCTCCAAACGCAAAATTCTGTCCGAGGTGTGGAAATAAACGTTCATAA
- the tssD gene encoding type VI secretion system tube protein TssD: protein MSLFANLYIGDNASGNYTKMYQVVRCQVKVSRKYEAYMPDSDPRCDQVILSVIAPSKNDLELFEWYIDQTSLSGKIIIDLANQSAKYDITERTFKFEDAKCFSIEESYDINDTNRHQLKLGIMMEKLEIDEKTFQ from the coding sequence ATGTCCTTATTCGCGAACTTATATATTGGGGATAACGCCTCTGGTAATTATACGAAAATGTATCAAGTAGTCCGATGCCAGGTTAAGGTATCGAGAAAATATGAAGCCTACATGCCCGATAGCGATCCGCGATGTGATCAAGTAATCCTATCTGTCATTGCCCCAAGTAAAAATGACCTGGAGCTATTTGAATGGTACATCGACCAAACCTCGCTCTCCGGGAAAATCATAATTGATCTGGCCAACCAATCGGCCAAATATGACATAACGGAGAGAACTTTCAAATTCGAGGATGCAAAATGCTTCTCGATCGAAGAGTCGTATGATATCAACGATACCAATCGCCATCAGCTCAAACTGGGGATTATGATGGAAAAACTGGAGATCGACGAGAAAACATTCCAATAA
- the tssD gene encoding type VI secretion system tube protein TssD has protein sequence MAKTPVKLEVDGYKEREVMMVKYEFDQATDVEGQMSGIPRGGKINIRVKALNDGTPDLLAWMVERNLPKNGVITFLETKTGKNMKTIKFTNGYCVNFEEKWEDKKGHFEEIEITCQKIEFESVIFENDWA, from the coding sequence ATGGCAAAGACACCCGTAAAATTAGAAGTTGATGGCTATAAGGAACGAGAAGTCATGATGGTTAAATATGAGTTTGACCAAGCGACTGATGTAGAAGGACAAATGTCCGGTATTCCACGTGGCGGTAAAATCAATATCCGTGTTAAAGCCTTGAATGATGGTACTCCTGATCTGCTTGCATGGATGGTAGAGCGTAATTTACCAAAGAATGGTGTAATCACTTTCCTCGAGACAAAAACTGGAAAAAATATGAAGACTATTAAATTCACGAATGGTTATTGTGTCAATTTCGAGGAAAAATGGGAAGATAAGAAAGGTCATTTCGAAGAGATCGAAATCACGTGTCAAAAGATTGAATTCGAATCTGTCATTTTTGAAAATGATTGGGCTTAA